GCTGGCCAGCCCCGGGCCCTGCATGGTGATGCCGAAGCATCGATGCAGCAGCGGGTCCGGATATTTTGCCAGCAACGACTCCAAATGCTCCCGTTGAAAAACGAGCGGATAAATGCTGTTGGAGTTAAAGTGGCACCAGGAAACCCGATCCGGGCGCGCCGGCAAAATTGTGTCCGGGCCGAAGGTTAGGCCCTCCGGATTATTGCCCCATTCAAAGAAGCCGGCGCGAGAGACAGCTTGTTGCTCGAGGTGATAGGTTTTCGCGCGCCAGTGTTCAGAGCTCGCATCGAGTTCAACCGGTTGCTCGGTGTGAATCTCCACGTGCGCCACCGGATGGTTGGCATCCACCCAAATGCTGGCGAGGGTTTTGCCTGCTTGAATCCGAACTTCGCCATCTTCCAGTTTCAGAGTTTGGGTGAATGGACCAGGAGACGTGAATGGATTAGGCGTTAGCCTTACCCGCACTCGTCCCAGCTTGAGCAACTGGCCATTCTCGCTCCAGGCATCGGCCTTGGCCAGGAGCAGGACGATATCGCCGTTCTGTTCGGTCCAAACGTTGAGGGCGAGGTCGCCGTTGCCCAGCGGCATCGAGCTGTTTTCGTCGGCGCCGAGGGAATGCCAGGTTACGTCATTCGACGATGCGAAGTCGGTGGGCTGCGCGGCCGGCGCAATTGGGAGCAGAACAAGCAGGAGGGCAACACAAGCAGCGGGTTTCATAAATGAATAAATATGGGGGGCTGGCGCGCTCGCCCCTCCGGCTCGTGATCAATTAATCTTGAAACTTGTGCGGTCTCTCAGCCACAGGTAATCGGTCGTGGGCGAAGGGACAAATCCACCGCCAACGGCCCCTTTAACCGGAGCCCGGATGGTGTCAGCTATCCAGCGATGGCGCTCGATGTGGCCATCCGCCCAGGAGATGTTCGCCGCGCCATTGTGATAGGAGGCAGGCAGGTTGCCCCACTGGATTTGGTCCCAGCGGTTCATGAAATAGCCGTCGTTGATGGTGTCCGGATGTTCCTCGATGAAAACAAAGAAGGTCGAAGGACGTGGGAACTGAACGATTTTGAGGAACTGGGACCAGTTGGGATTGAACCGGTTTGGTTTGACCAGCGGATCGCCCACCAACGAATTCATCGAGATGCTGCGCAAGCGTGGCCCGGCCTGGGCCTGGGATAAATCGGAAGGACACTTGTAAACGCCCAGGTTGTTATTGACGTAGAGGGCCAATTTTCCGCTCAGCACGTAGGCCGGATTGGTGTTTTCGCTGCTGGCGCCCCAGTCCTCGATGTTATTGACCCAGCTTTGGCGATAGGTCCGGGTATCGGTCATGCTCGTGTTGTTGACCAGCAGGCCGAGGTTGTCATCCGAATAAATCAGCCAGGCCACAGCCAGTTGCCTGACGTTATTCGCGCAAGTGGTGGCCTGGGCGGTCGTCTTTGCCCGGGAGAGGCTGGGCAAAAGCATGGCGGCGAGGATGGCGATAATGGCGATAACGACCAGCAACTCG
The sequence above is drawn from the Verrucomicrobiia bacterium genome and encodes:
- a CDS encoding prepilin-type N-terminal cleavage/methylation domain-containing protein; this encodes MKDTGERHGFTLIELLVVIAIIAILAAMLLPSLSRAKTTAQATTCANNVRQLAVAWLIYSDDNLGLLVNNTSMTDTRTYRQSWVNNIEDWGASSENTNPAYVLSGKLALYVNNNLGVYKCPSDLSQAQAGPRLRSISMNSLVGDPLVKPNRFNPNWSQFLKIVQFPRPSTFFVFIEEHPDTINDGYFMNRWDQIQWGNLPASYHNGAANISWADGHIERHRWIADTIRAPVKGAVGGGFVPSPTTDYLWLRDRTSFKIN